In Pueribacillus theae, the genomic stretch TTGATTGATTAATTCTTCTGATATTGGTGAAGTTTCAACATAGATAAGTGTCGTTTTATCTAAAAAAAGTTGTGTTGCCAACTCATGAATCTCTCCAACGGCAAGTAATTTTCCATTCACAAATAATCCAACGCGGTCACAAATTTGTTGAACTTGGTGCAAATGATGGGAGGATAGGAGTACTGTAATTTTTTCTTCCTTGCTTAACGTTTTAATTAATTGCAATAGCTCTCTTACCCCTTCAGGATCAATGCCTAGCGTTGGTTCGTCTAAAATAATGACGTCGGGATTTTTGATTAGGACATCAGCCAAACCCAGTCGTTGTCGCATTCCTCTTGAATATTTACCGGCTTTTTTATGTGTTGCATCAGCAAGACCTACTCGTTCAAGCAATTTTAATGCTCTATCTGTTGCTTCTTGTTTTGGAATTCCGTTCAATGCAGCCGTGTAAACTAAATTTTCCAGCCCTGTCATTGATTCATAGAAACCAAGATCGTCGGGTAAATAGCCGACGCGTTTTTTTACTGCAATCGGCTCTTTTGTTGAATTAAATCCACAAACCTTCACAGTGCCTGAGGTTGGTTCACTTAACCCGAGCAGCATTAAAATCGTTGTTGATTTTCCAGCGCCATTCGGGCCTAACAATCCAAATATTTCCCCTCTTTTTATCGAAAGCGATAAATGGTCTACTGCAATCGTTTGATCATATTTTTTCGTTAATTGATCAATTTCAATTATCTCGTTTGACATGATTTACCGCCTCCCGTATTTTTTGAACAAGTAATACATCCCCGCGAGAACGGCAAGTATGATGAGAACACCAACAAATCCCCAAAGAACAGAGGTTTCAACAGAAATTCTAAATGTTGCTTCAGATGAAGCTTCCGGTGCAGTAGCTTTGAGTACAGCAACATAATCACCCGCAATCGCATCTTTATCGGCTTTAATTGTTGCTTTTACTTTTTCGGATTGTCCCGGTTCAATTTTTTGGATCGTCTTTTGTTCAAACGTGATATCCCAATTTGGCGGCATTTCCCCATCTAACTCAATTTGCCGAAGGGGAGCGGTTCCGGAATTTGTAATTTGCAGTTCGATTGTTTTTTCACGCCCAGCTGTAATATCCGTGTTTAATTTTCCAGATGGCGTACTTAGTTTTATTTCGTAATTTCCAGTAATGACAGCTTCCAATTCAGTTGATGCCGACGTCGCGTTTGTCGCAGCTTTTATCGGGATCTTGTAAGTATCTGCTTTGACTTTTTCAGGCGGTTTTATTTCAATATCTATATCTTTCGTGGAATTGGGTTCAAGCGTTGCGGAAGTAATGTTGTTTCCGTCCGCTTTAAATTGCACATCCCATCCTTTGGGTGCCGCAGAGCTTAACGCGTAGTGCTGTTCATCAGCGGTTCGGTTTTTTAATGTCACTTGGTAAGAAAACGTGGAACCCGCATGGCCTTCCATGTTTGGTTGTTCGGCTTCAAGCTCAGTTTTAAAAGTTCCTTGTTCGGTAATGTTGATTAAGAATGGAAGCGATGTAGATTCGCCACTGTTTGCCTGTGCGATTAACTTAAATTGGTACTTTCCTTTTTCAACTTTTAGAGGAACTTGAACTTCAAAATTAATTTCTTGCGAATCATTTCCTTTTACTGATAGTTGTTCAATTTCCCTCCCATCGGAAGTAATTGTATAATTCCAGTCTTTCGGTAAATTGCTTGTATCAAAAGTCGTCGTTTGAATGCTGCTGCTATTGTTTATCAATTCCACAGAATAATTGACCGTTTCCCCCGGAGTAACCGAAACGCCTGTATAAGGGGTAAATAACGTAAGGCTTGCAGCAAGTGCGGGAGTATGGATGCCGATTCCTCCTACGAACAATGCCAATAATAGAACAAGAACCTTTTTCCTCATCATGAAAACACCTCCAAATTATGTTCTGTTTTATCCCGGTGCAACCGTCCGTCA encodes the following:
- a CDS encoding COG1470 family protein translates to MMRKKVLVLLLALFVGGIGIHTPALAASLTLFTPYTGVSVTPGETVNYSVELINNSSSIQTTTFDTSNLPKDWNYTITSDGREIEQLSVKGNDSQEINFEVQVPLKVEKGKYQFKLIAQANSGESTSLPFLINITEQGTFKTELEAEQPNMEGHAGSTFSYQVTLKNRTADEQHYALSSAAPKGWDVQFKADGNNITSATLEPNSTKDIDIEIKPPEKVKADTYKIPIKAATNATSASTELEAVITGNYEIKLSTPSGKLNTDITAGREKTIELQITNSGTAPLRQIELDGEMPPNWDITFEQKTIQKIEPGQSEKVKATIKADKDAIAGDYVAVLKATAPEASSEATFRISVETSVLWGFVGVLIILAVLAGMYYLFKKYGRR
- a CDS encoding ABC transporter ATP-binding protein — encoded protein: MSNEIIEIDQLTKKYDQTIAVDHLSLSIKRGEIFGLLGPNGAGKSTTILMLLGLSEPTSGTVKVCGFNSTKEPIAVKKRVGYLPDDLGFYESMTGLENLVYTAALNGIPKQEATDRALKLLERVGLADATHKKAGKYSRGMRQRLGLADVLIKNPDVIILDEPTLGIDPEGVRELLQLIKTLSKEEKITVLLSSHHLHQVQQICDRVGLFVNGKLLAVGEIHELATQLFLDKTTLIYVETSPISEELINQLKQIPSIIEVKQSNQRLEIYCNENVTSQIAETILKAGASLNHLSIKNYGLDEIYHRYFEGRGLNEGQYIDGQVKKNRFSVSPMERKG